Proteins encoded by one window of Arabidopsis thaliana chromosome 2, partial sequence:
- a CDS encoding PLAC8 family protein — translation MVIWYMRLLRRYAELYATTLCHPNLLHFTTRIKFVKGCVGLFCPCYIFGKNAELLGSGTFAGPCLTHCISWALVNTICCFATNGALLGLPGCFVSCYACGYRKSLRAKYNLQEAPCGDFVTHFFCHLCAICQEYREIREQSSGSYPLDMKMAITNAPLAQTMESAN, via the exons ATGGTCATCTGGTATATGCGCTTGCTTCGACGATATGCAGAGCTGTATGCTACTACTCTCTGTCATCCAAACCTTCTTCATTTTACTACACgaatcaaatttgttaaag GTTGTGTAGGTTTGTTCTGTCCTTGTTATATCTTTGGCAAAAACGCAGAGCTTCTGGGGTCTGGAACATTTGCAGGACCCTGCTTAACCCATTGCATCTCCTGGGCTTTGGTCAATACCATTTGCTGCTTTGCAACTAATGGCGCATTGCTCGGTCTACCGGGATGCTTTGTGTCATGTTATGCTTGCGGGTACCGCAAATCATTAAGAGCCAAGTACAATTTACAG GAGGCTCCATGTGGGGATTTTGTAACACACTTCTTCTGTCACTTGTGTGCCATTTGCCAAGAATACAGAGAGATTCGAGAACAAAGCAGTGGTTCATATCCTCTTGACATGAAGATGGCTATCACCAATGCCCCCTTGGCTCAAACCATGGAATCAGCTAACTGA
- the UBP5 gene encoding ubiquitin-specific protease 5 (ubiquitin-specific protease 5 (UBP5); CONTAINS InterPro DOMAIN/s: Peptidase C19, ubiquitin carboxyl-terminal hydrolase 2, conserved site (InterPro:IPR018200), Peptidase C19, ubiquitin-specific peptidase, DUSP domain (InterPro:IPR006615), Peptidase C19, ubiquitin carboxyl-terminal hydrolase 2 (InterPro:IPR001394); BEST Arabidopsis thaliana protein match is: ubiquitin-specific protease 9 (TAIR:AT4G10570.1); Has 10784 Blast hits to 7330 proteins in 261 species: Archae - 0; Bacteria - 2; Metazoa - 5578; Fungi - 1854; Plants - 1330; Viruses - 10; Other Eukaryotes - 2010 (source: NCBI BLink).), giving the protein MAEVSMGSSSSSTDLSPEEERVFIRDIAIAAEANSKEGDTFYLITQRWWQEWIEYVNQDQPCNTNDGSSLSEHCDSPGSSTLKKPSRIDNSDLIYDSSLEDPSNTSEIIETLQEGRDYVLLPQEVWNQLRSWYGGGPTLARRVISSGLSQTELAVEVYPLRLQLLLMPKSDHSAIRISKKETIRELHRRACEIFDLDSEHVRIWDYYGHQKYSLMNDLDKTLDDANLQMDQDILVEVLDINGTLSSAHIQSAQENGLVDGDSTSILIEPSKSSLAAAGGFSSSRNAFRTGSVEVSQSFDNTYSSTGVTTRGSTAGLTGLLNLGNTCFMNSAIQCLVHTPEFASYFQEDYHQEINWQNPLGMVGELALAFGDLLRKLWAPGRTPIAPRPFKAKLARFAPQFSGYNQHDSQELLAFLLDGLHEDLNRVKHKPYINSRDADGRPDEEVADEFWKNHIARNDSIIVDVCQGQYKSTLVCPICNKVSVTFDPFMYLSLPLQFNTTRAITVTVFSCDKTALPSTITVNVSKQGRCRDLIQALTNACSLKQSEELKLAEIRNNFIHRLFEDPLIPLSSIKDDDHLAAYKLSKSSENTTLLRLVLRRRDQKAGERESTVQLKPCGTPLLSSASCGDALTKGKIHCLVQNMLSPFRREESVGKKGNSDSSIPERRSARFNNTEEEDKVGGLKKAKKSNSSDLGASKLSLQLIDEDNKTINLPDNEAEAMKLPSSATVTIYLDWTPELSGMYDITCLESLPEVLKYGPTTKKARSEPLSLYACLEAFLREEPLVPDEMWFCPQCNERRQASKKLDLWRLPEVLVIHLKRFSYSRSMKHKLETFVNFPIHDLDLTKYVANKNLSQPQLYELYALTNHYGGMGSGHYTAHIKLLDDSRWYNFDDSHISHINEDDVKSGAAYVLFYRRKSDAGGKMT; this is encoded by the exons ATGGCGGAGGTATCGATGGGAAGCAGCAGTAGCAGCACGGATCTGTCTCCCGAGGAAGAGCGAGTTTTCATCAGAGACATTGCTATTGCTGCTGAGGCTAATAGTAAAGAAGGCGATACATTTTATCTCATCACTCAGAG ATGGTGGCAAGAATGGATTGAGTATGTGAATCAAGACCAACCATGTAACACAAATGATGGGTCTTCACTGTCAGAGCATTGCGACTCTCCTGGTTCAAGCACTCTAAAGAAGCCTTCTAGGATTGATAACTCTGATTTGATCTATGATTCTTCGCTGGAGGACCCGAGTAATACCAGTGAGATTATTGAAACACTTCAGGAAGGTCGTGATTATGTTTTGCTCCCTCAAGAAGTGTGGAACCAATTGCGTTCATG GTACGGGGGTGGTCCAACTCTGGCACGGAGAGTCATTAGCTCAGGTCTCTCTCAAACAGAATTGGCTGTAGAGGTTTACCCTTTACGTCTTCAGCTACTTCTGATGCCAAAAAGTGACCATAGTGCCATAAGAATTAGCAAAAAG GAAACTATCAGAGAGCTCCATCGAAGAGCCTGTGAAATTTTTGACCTCGACTCAGAGCAT GTACGCATTTGGGATTACTACGGCCACCAAAAGTATTCTTTGATGAATGACTTAGATAAGACACTGGACGATGCTAACCTACAAATGGATCAGGAT ATTTTGGTGGAGGTGCTTGACATCAATGGTACATTATCAAGTGCTCACATTCAATCTGCTCAAGAGAACGGATTGGTGGATGGAGACTCTACTTCTATTCTCATTGAGCCTTCTAAATCGAGCTTGGCTGCCGCAGGAGGGTTCTCTTCAAGCAGGAATGCATTCAGAACTGGTAGTGTAGAAGTTTCACAATCTTTTGATAACACATACAGTAGCACTGGCGTCACCACTAGGGGATCCACAGCTGGCTTGACAGGGCTGCTAAATCTTGGGAATACTTGTTTCATGAATAGTGCGATTCAGTGTCTGGTTCATACACCTGAGTTTGCTAGTTACTTTCAAGAAGATTATCATCAAGAAATAAATTGGCAAAACCCTCTTGGAATGGTG GGGGAATTAGCTCTCGCATTTGGTGACTTGCTCAGGAAGTTATGGGCTCCTGGGCGGACACCAATTGCACCTCGTCCATTCAAAGCTAAACTTGCTCGCTTTGCTCCTCAATTTAGTGGGTACAATCAACATGATTCGCAG GAGCTTTTAGCGTTTCTGCTGGATGGTCTTCACGAGGACCTAAATCGTGTTAAACACAAACCATATATAAATTCTCGAGACGCAGATGGGCGCCCTGATGAAGAAGTTGCTGATGAGTTCTGGAAAAATCATATTGCTCGTAATGACTCAATAATAGTTGATGTTTGTCAG GGCCAATATAAGTCAACATTGGTGTGTCCAATCTGCAACAAGGTTTCTGTAACGTTTGATCCCTTCATGTACCTGTCTTTGCCGCTGCAGTTCAACACAACACGAGCAATAACAGTCACAGTTTTTTCTTGTGATAAAACTGCCTTACCTTCCACTATCACAGTCAATGTTTCAAAGCAGGGACGTTGCAGAGACTTGATCCAGGCATTAACAAATGCTTGTTCCTTGAAGCAAAGTGAAGAGCTGAAACTTGCAGAG ATTCGGAATAATTTTATCCATAGATTATTTGAAGACCCTTTAATTCCGTTGTCAAGTATCAAAGATGATGACCACCTTGCTGCATACAAACTTTCAAAGTCTTCGGAGAATACGACTTTGCTTAGACTAGTACTCCGCCGCAGAGATCA GAAAGCTGGGGAACGTGAAAGTACAGTACAATTGAAACCCTGTGGAACACCTCTTCTCTCATCAGCTTCATGCGGAGATGCACTCACCAAAGGAAAAATCCATTGCCTCGTCCAGAATATGCTTTCACCTTTTCGGAGGGAAGAATCTGTGGGCAAAAAAGGAAATTCTGATTCTAGCATCCCCGAGAGAAGGTCAGCTCGATTTAATAAtactgaggaagaagataaagttGGTGGACTGAAAAAAGCCAAGAAAAGCAACTCCTCCGACTTGGGTGCTTCTAAATTATCCCTGCAACTCATTGATGAAGACAACAAAACGATTAATCTGCCAGACAATGAAGCAGAAGCTATGAAATTACCGTCATCAGCTACTGTAACTATATATTTGGATTGGACACCAGAACTCTCTGGTATGTATGATATAACTTGCCTGGAGAGTTTGCCTGAAGTACTCAAATACGGACCTACTACCAAGAAGGCTCGTTCAGAACCTCTTTCTTTATATGCATGTTTGGAAGCGTTTCTACGCGAAGAGCCTTTGGTACCTGACGAAATGTG GTTCTGTCCACAATGCAATGAAAGAAGGCAGGCAAGCAAAAAGCTTGATCTGTGGAGGCTTCCTGAGGTCTTAGTCATACATCTAAAGAGATTCTCATACAGCAGGTCCATGAAGCATAAGTTGGAAACATTTGTTAACTTTCCCATTCATGACTTAGATCTAACAAAGTATGTAGCCAACAAAAACCTATCTCAACCTCAACTATATGAGCTCTATGCCTTGACCAACCATTATGGTGGTATGGGCAGCGGACACTACACTGCACATATCAAG CTTTTGGACGACAGTAGGTGGTATAACTTCGATGATAGCCATATATCACACATAAACGAAGATGATGTGAAGTCAGGTGCTGCATATGTGCTCTTCTACAGGAGGAAGTCTGATGCAGGCGGAAAAATGACATAA
- the ERS1 gene encoding ethylene response sensor 1 (ethylene response sensor 1 (ERS1); FUNCTIONS IN: ethylene binding, protein histidine kinase activity, receptor activity; INVOLVED IN: negative regulation of ethylene mediated signaling pathway; LOCATED IN: membrane; EXPRESSED IN: 22 plant structures; EXPRESSED DURING: 13 growth stages; CONTAINS InterPro DOMAIN/s: Signal transduction histidine kinase, homodimeric (InterPro:IPR009082), Signal transduction histidine kinase, core (InterPro:IPR005467), Signal transduction histidine kinase, subgroup 1, dimerisation/phosphoacceptor domain (InterPro:IPR003661), ATPase-like, ATP-binding domain (InterPro:IPR003594), Signal transduction histidine kinase-related protein, C-terminal (InterPro:IPR004358), GAF (InterPro:IPR003018); BEST Arabidopsis thaliana protein match is: Signal transduction histidine kinase, hybrid-type, ethylene sensor (TAIR:AT1G66340.1); Has 78353 Blast hits to 77870 proteins in 2969 species: Archae - 539; Bacteria - 69363; Metazoa - 12; Fungi - 1128; Plants - 1692; Viruses - 20; Other Eukaryotes - 5599 (source: NCBI BLink).) encodes MESCDCFETHVNQDDLLVKYQYISDALIALAYFSIPLELIYFVQKSAFFPYKWVLMQFGAFIILCGATHFINLWMFFMHSKAVAIVMTIAKVSCAVVSCATALMLVHIIPDLLSVKNRELFLKKKADELDREMGLILTQEETGRHVRMLTHGIRRTLDRHTILRTTLVELGKTLCLEECALWMPSQSGLYLQLSHTLSHKIQVGSSVPINLPIINELFNSAQAMHIPHSCPLAKIGPPVGRYSPPEVVSVRVPLLHLSNFQGSDWSDLSGKGYAIMVLILPTDGARKWRDHELELVENVADQVAVALSHAAILEESMHARDQLMEQNFALDKARQEAEMAVHARNDFLAVMNHEMRTPMHAIISLSSLLLETELSPEQRVMIETILKSSNLVATLISDVLDLSRLEDGSLLLENEPFSLQAIFEEVISLIKPIASVKKLSTNLILSADLPTYAIGDEKRLMQTILNIMGNAVKFTKEGYISIIASIMKPESLQELPSPEFFPVLSDSHFYLCVQVKDTGCGIHTQDIPLLFTKFVQPRTGTQRNHSGGGLGLALCKRFVGLMGGYMWIESEGLEKGCTASFIIRLGICNGPSSSSGSMALHLAAKSQTRPWNW; translated from the exons ATGGAGTCATGCGATTGTTTTGAGACGCATGTGAATCAAGATGATCTGTTAGTGAAGTACCAATACATCTCAGATGCGTTGATTGCTCTTGCATACTTCTCAATCCCACTCGAGCTTATCTATTTCGTGCAAAAGTCTGCTTTCTTCCCTTACAAATGGGTGCTTATGCAGTTTGGAGCCTTTATCATTCTCTGTGGAGCTACGCATTTCATCAACCTATGGATGTTCTTCATGCATTCCAAAGCCGTTGCCATTGTCATGACTATTGCTAAAGTCTCTTGCGCGGTTGTGTCGTGTGCTACCGCGTTGATGTTGGTTCATATTATTCCTGATCTTCTCAGTGTTAAGAACAGGGAATTGTTTCTCAAGAAGAAAGCTGATGAGTTAGATAGAGAAATGGGTCTTATTTTAACACAAGAGGAGACTGGTAGGCATGTTAGGATGCTTACTCATGGAATTAGAAGAACTCTTGATAGGCATACTATTTTAAGAACCACTCTTGTTGAGCTTGGTAAAACTCTTTGTCTTGAGGAATGTGCGTTGTGGATGCCTTCTCAAAGTGGTTTATATTTGCAGCTTTCTCATACTTTGAGTCATAAAATACAAGTTGGAAGCAGTGTGCCGATAAATCTCCCGATTATTAATGAACTCTTCAATAGCGCTCAAGCTATGCACATACCTCATTCTTGTCCTTTGGCTAAGATTGGGCCTCCGGTTGGGAGATATTCACCTCCTGAGGTTGTTTCTGTCCGTGTTCCTCTTTTACATCTCTCTAATTTCCAAGGCAGTGACTGGTCGGATCTCTCTGGCAAAGGTTACGCTATCATGGTCCTGATTCTCCCAACCGATGGTGCAAGAAAATGGAGAGACCATGAGTTAGAGCTTGTAGAAAACGTGGCGGATCAG GTGGCTGTGGCTCTCTCACATGCTGCAATTTTGGAAGAATCCATGCACGCTCGTGACCAGCTTATGGAGCAGAATTTTGCTTTAGACAAGGCTCGTCAAGAGGCTGAGATGGCAGTACATGCTCGAAATGATTTCCTAGCTGTTATGAACCACGAGATGAGGACACCGATGCATGccatcatctctctttcttctcttctccttgaGACTGAGCTGTCTCCAGAGCAAAGAGTTATGATCGAGACAATACTGAAAAGCAGCAATCTTGTGGCTACACTAATCAGCGACGTTCTGGATCTTTCGAGATTGGAAGATGGGAGCTTACTCTTGGAAAATGAACCATTCAGTCTACAAGCGATCTTTGAAGAG GTCATCTCTTTGATAAAGCCAATCGCATCAGTGAAGAAACTATCAACGAATCTGATTCTGTCTGCAGACTTACCAACTTATGCTATTGGTGATGAGAAACGTCTGATGCAAACAATTCTTAACATCATGGGCAACGCTGTGAAATTTACTAAGGAAGGCTACATCTCCATAATAGCCTCTATCATGAAACCCGAGTCCTTACAAGAATTACCATCTCCAGAATTTTTTCCAGTTCTCAGTGACAGTCACTTCTACCTATGTGTGCAG GTGAAGGACACAGGGTGTGGAATTCACACACAAGACATTCCTTTGCTCTTTACCAAATTTGTACAGCCTCGGACCGGAACTCAGAGGAACCATTCCGGTGGAGGACTCGGGCTAGCTCTCTGTAAACG GTTTGTCGGGCTAATGGGAGGATACATGTGGATAGAAAGTGAAGGCCTAGAGAAAGGCTGCACAGCTTCGTTCATCATCAGGCTTGGTATCTGCAACGGTCCAAGCAGTAGCAGTGGTTCAATGGCGCTACATCTTGCAGCTAAATCACAAACCAGACCGTGGAACTGGTGA
- a CDS encoding PLAC8 family protein yields the protein MKEKKGHYVPPSYIPLTQSDADTEVETTTPNLEIAVSESTKDDPRQWSSGICACFDDMQSCCVGLFCPCYIFGKNAELLGSGTFAGPCLTHCISWALVNTICCFATNGALLGLPGCFVSCYACGYRKSLRAKYNLQEAPCGDFVTHFFCHLCAICQEYREIREQSSGSYPLDMKMAITNAPLAQTMESAN from the exons atgaaagagaagaagggtCATTACGTGCCACCATCTTATATTCCATTAACACAGTCAGATGCTGATACTGAAGTAGAGACCACTACTCCAAATCTGGAAATTGCTGTTTCTGAAAGCACAAAAGATGATCCGAGACAATGGTCATCTGGTATATGCGCTTGCTTCGACGATATGCAGAGCT GTTGTGTAGGTTTGTTCTGTCCTTGTTATATCTTTGGCAAAAACGCAGAGCTTCTGGGGTCTGGAACATTTGCAGGACCCTGCTTAACCCATTGCATCTCCTGGGCTTTGGTCAATACCATTTGCTGCTTTGCAACTAATGGCGCATTGCTCGGTCTACCGGGATGCTTTGTGTCATGTTATGCTTGCGGGTACCGCAAATCATTAAGAGCCAAGTACAATTTACAG GAGGCTCCATGTGGGGATTTTGTAACACACTTCTTCTGTCACTTGTGTGCCATTTGCCAAGAATACAGAGAGATTCGAGAACAAAGCAGTGGTTCATATCCTCTTGACATGAAGATGGCTATCACCAATGCCCCCTTGGCTCAAACCATGGAATCAGCTAACTGA
- a CDS encoding PLAC8 family protein (PLAC8 family protein; FUNCTIONS IN: molecular_function unknown; INVOLVED IN: biological_process unknown; EXPRESSED IN: 22 plant structures; EXPRESSED DURING: 13 growth stages; CONTAINS InterPro DOMAIN/s: Protein of unknown function Cys-rich (InterPro:IPR006461); BEST Arabidopsis thaliana protein match is: PLAC8 family protein (TAIR:AT3G18470.1); Has 30201 Blast hits to 17322 proteins in 780 species: Archae - 12; Bacteria - 1396; Metazoa - 17338; Fungi - 3422; Plants - 5037; Viruses - 0; Other Eukaryotes - 2996 (source: NCBI BLink).) produces MKEKKGHYVPPSYIPLTQSDADTEVETTTPNLEIAVSESTKDDPRQWSSGCVGLFCPCYIFGKNAELLGSGTFAGPCLTHCISWALVNTICCFATNGALLGLPGCFVSCYACGYRKSLRAKYNLQEAPCGDFVTHFFCHLCAICQEYREIREQSSGSYPLDMKMAITNAPLAQTMESAN; encoded by the exons atgaaagagaagaagggtCATTACGTGCCACCATCTTATATTCCATTAACACAGTCAGATGCTGATACTGAAGTAGAGACCACTACTCCAAATCTGGAAATTGCTGTTTCTGAAAGCACAAAAGATGATCCGAGACAATGGTCATCTG GTTGTGTAGGTTTGTTCTGTCCTTGTTATATCTTTGGCAAAAACGCAGAGCTTCTGGGGTCTGGAACATTTGCAGGACCCTGCTTAACCCATTGCATCTCCTGGGCTTTGGTCAATACCATTTGCTGCTTTGCAACTAATGGCGCATTGCTCGGTCTACCGGGATGCTTTGTGTCATGTTATGCTTGCGGGTACCGCAAATCATTAAGAGCCAAGTACAATTTACAG GAGGCTCCATGTGGGGATTTTGTAACACACTTCTTCTGTCACTTGTGTGCCATTTGCCAAGAATACAGAGAGATTCGAGAACAAAGCAGTGGTTCATATCCTCTTGACATGAAGATGGCTATCACCAATGCCCCCTTGGCTCAAACCATGGAATCAGCTAACTGA
- the BZIP17 gene encoding Basic-leucine zipper (bZIP) transcription factor family protein (BZIP17; CONTAINS InterPro DOMAIN/s: Basic-leucine zipper (bZIP) transcription factor (InterPro:IPR004827), bZIP transcription factor, bZIP-1 (InterPro:IPR011616); BEST Arabidopsis thaliana protein match is: basic region/leucine zipper motif protein 49 (TAIR:AT3G56660.1); Has 2042 Blast hits to 1979 proteins in 244 species: Archae - 0; Bacteria - 308; Metazoa - 517; Fungi - 244; Plants - 733; Viruses - 84; Other Eukaryotes - 156 (source: NCBI BLink).), whose product MAEPITKEQPPPPAPDPNSTYPPPSDFDSISIPPLDDHFSDQTPIGELMSDLGFPDGEFELTFDGMDDLYFPAENESFLIPINTSNQEQFGDFTPESESSGISGDCIVPKDADKTITTSGCINRESPRDSDDRCSGADHNLDLPTPLSSQGSGNCGSDVSEATNESSPKSRNVAVDQKVKVEEAATTTTSITKRKKEIDEDLTDESRNSKYRRSGEDADASAVTGEEDEKKRARLMRNRESAQLSRQRKKHYVEELEEKVRNMHSTITDLNGKISYFMAENATLRQQLGGNGMCPPHLPPPPMGMYPPMAPMPYPWMPCPPYMVKQQGSQVPLIPIPRLKPQNTLGTSKAKKSESKKSEAKTKKVASISFLGLLFCLFLFGALAPIVNVNYGGISGAFYGNYRSNYITDQIYSQHRDRVLDTSRSGAGTGVSNSNGMHRGRDSDRGARKNISATESSVTPGNGSEPLVASLFVPRNDKLVKIDGNLIINSILASEKAVASRKASESKERKADLMISKDYTPALPLPDVGRTEELAKHLYRSKAEKQKALSSGSADTLKDQVKTKAANGEMQQWFREGVAGPMFSSGMCTEVFQFDVSSTSGAIIPAATNVSAEHGKNTTDTHKQQNRRILRGLPIPLPGSDFNLTKEHQRNSSSKEIKPASSMVVSVLVDPREGGDGDIDGMIGGPKSLSRVFVVVLLDSAKYVTYSCVLPRSGAPHLVTT is encoded by the exons ATGGCTGAACCAATCACCAAGGAGCAGCCTCCTCCACCTGCTCCGGACCCTAATTCCACCTACCCTCCTCCGTCCGATTTTGATTCCATCTCGATCCCTCCGTTAGATGATCATTTCTCCGATCAGACTCCGATTGGTGAACTAATGTCCGATCTGGGGTTTCCCGATGGTGAATTCGAGCTCACTTTCGACGGTATGGACGATCTTTACTTCCCTGCTGAGAATGAGTCGTTTCTCATCCCTATCAATACGTCCAATCAAGAACAGTTTGGTGATTTCACTCCGGAGTCTGAAAGTTCTGGAATTTCCGGTGATTGTATTGTTCCCAAAGATGCAGATAAGACTATTACAACTTCCGGTTGCATTAACCGGGAATCTCCTAGAGATTCCGATGATCGTTGCTCCGGTGCTGACCATAATTTAGATCTACCGACTCCATTGTCCTCTCAGGGTTCGGGTAATTGCGGTTCTGATGTTTCGGAAGCTACAAATGAATCGTCGCCTAAATCGAGAAACGTTGCGGTCGACCAGAAGGTTAAAGTGGAAGAAGCTGCTACGACGACGACGTCTATTaccaagaggaagaaagagatcgATGAGGATTTGACTGACGAGTCTAGGAACAGTAAGTACAGGAGATCGGGAGAGGATGCTGACGCTAGTGCTGTTAccggtgaagaagatgagaaaaagagagcTAGACTCATGAGAAACCGTGAAAGTGCTCAGCTTTCTaggcagaggaagaagcattACGTCGAGGAGCTTGAAGAAAAGGTTAGGAATATGCATTCTACGATTACGGATTTGAACGGTAAGATATCGTATTTCATGGCTGAGAATGCTACTCTAAGGCAGCAATTGGGTGGCAATGGAATGTGCCCGCCGCATCTTCCACCACCTCCGATGGGAATGTATCCACCTATGGCTCCAATGCCTTATCCATGGATGCCTTGTCCTCCTTATATGGTGAAGCAACAAGGATCTCAAGTGCCTTTGATTCCTATTCCTAGGTTGAAACCACAGAACACCCTTGGAACATCCAAGGCTAAGAAGTCCGAGAGTAAGAAGAGTGAAGCTAAGACCAAGAAGGTGGCTAGTATTAGTTTTCTGGGTCTTCtgttttgtctatttttgtttggtgcaTTAGCTCCAATTGTGAACGTTAATTATGGAGGAATTAGTGGTGCTTTTTATGGGAACTATAGATCTAATTATATTACTGACCAGATTTACAGTCAGCATAGGGATAGAGTTTTGGATACATCTCGTAGTGGTGCTGGTACTGGGGTTTCTAATAGTAATGGGATGCATCGTGGGAGAGATTCTGATCGAGGAGCTAGGAAAAATATATCTGCAACAGAGAGTTCTGTCACTCCTGGAAATGGTAGTGAGCCTCTAGTTGCATCACTCTTTGTTCCGAGGAATGACAAGCTTGTGAAGATAGATGGGAATTTGATTATCAATTCTATATTGGCGAGTGAGAAAGCCGTGGCTTCGAGAAAGGCTTCTGAATCAAAGGAGAGGAAAGCTGACTTGATGATCTCTAAAGATTATACCCCTGCACTGCCTCTACCTGACGTGGGAAGGACAGAGGAATTGGCTAAGCATCTCTATAGATCTAAGGCTGAAAAACAGAAAGCTCTATCCTCTGGCTCTGCTGATACTCTGAAAGACCaagtcaaaacaaaagcaGCCAACGGTGAAATGCAGCAATGGTTCCGTGAAGGTGTTGCAG GTCCCATGTTTAGTTCAGGGATGTGCACTGAAGTGTTTCAGTTTGATGTATCCTCAACCTCTGGAGCCATCATTCCTGCAGCTACCAACGTCTCTGCTGAACACGGTAAGAACACCACAGACACACACAAGCAACAGAACAGAAGAATCCTTCGTGGTCTTCCCATTCCACTCCCAGGATCAGATTTTAACCTCACGAAAGAGCACCAAAGAAACAGCAGTAGCAAAGAAATCAAGCCTGCTTCATCAATGGTTGTATCTGTGCTTGTTGATCCCAGAGAAGGAGGTGATGGAGATATAGATGGGATGATTGGGGGACCAAAATCACTGTCTCGAGTTTTTGTAGTCGTGCTTCTGGACAGTGCAAAGTATGTAACATACTCCTGTGTCCTACCTCGATCAGGAGCTCCTCATCTTGTGACCACTTGA